TATCACATGAACATCGAGGAGTCGGATATGTTCGCGCCGGTGCTCGATGCGGCGCCGTCGCTGCGCTACGTGCACATCGGCGAGAGCCATCGCGGCTATCTCGGCACCGGCACGGTCGACTTCGACACGTTCTTCAAGGCGCTCGGACGCATCGGCTACGACGGGCCGATCGTGTTCGAGTCGTTCTCGTCGGCGGTGGTCGCTCCCGACCTCAGCCGGATGCTCGGGATCTGGCGCAACCTGTGGACCGACAACGTCGAGCTCGGAGCGCACGCGAACGCGTACATCCGCGACAAGCTCGTCGCGGTCGATTCGATCCGGCTGCACTGACGTCCTGTCGAGGGAACCTGTTGCCAACTTGTTATTACAGGCCTTCCCTTCACTCAGGCACTTAGTTACATTTAGATACAACTTGCGCAGAGCGGTGTGCAAGCCGCAGAATTGATCCGATGTTTCCGGTTCGACCGGAATCAGCGGATGACGACCTCCAAGGAAGCAGGTGAGCACATGAGTGACCCCATTCTCAGAGTCGACGGGATCAGCAAGGGATTCCCCGGTGTGCAGGCTCTCAAGCAGGTGCACCTCGAGGTGCGCGCCGGTGAGGTCCTCGTGCTCGTCGGTGAGAACGGCGCAGGCAAGTCCACCCTGATGAAGATCCTCTCGGGCATCTACACCAAGGACGAGGGCACGATCACCTTCGAGGGGTCGGAGGTGGAGCTCACCAGCCCGCTGCAGGCCCAGCAGCTCGGGATCACGATCATCCACCAGGAACTCAACCTGATGCCCGATCTCACCGTGGCGCAGAACATCTTCGTGGGGCGGGAGCCGACCACCGGTCCGTTCCTCTCGGAGCGCAAGCTCAACGCGCAGACGGCGGAGCTGCTCCAGCGTCTCGGCATCGGGCTGAACCCGAAGCAGCTCGTGGGCGAGCTCACGGTGGCCGAGCAGCAGATGGTCGAGATCGCCAAGGCGCTCTCGTTCAATGCCAAGGTCCTGATCATGGACGAGCCCACCTCGGCGCTCACCGACTCCGAGACCGAGACGCTGTTCGTGCTGATCGAGCAGCTGCGGGCATCGGGTACCGGGATCGTCTATATCTCGCACCGCATGGACGAGCTGCGGCGTCTCGCCGACCGCGTCACGGTGCTCCGCGACGGCACATACATCGGATCACTGGACCGATCCGAGGTGAGCATCCCGAAGATCATCGAGATGATGGTCGGCCGCGTGATCGACGAGGGAACGCGCCCCGCGGCCCGCGAGCACGCCGACGACCCCGTCGTCCTCGATGTGCGGGGGCTCTCGACTCGGAACCTCCTCAAGGACGTGTCGTTCCAGCTGCACCGGGGAGAGATCCTGGGCTTCGCGGGACTCATGGGGGCAGGGCGCACCGAGACCGCCCGTGCGATCATCGGCGCCGACCGCAGCGACGGCGGCGAGATCACGATCGGCGGACGTGCGGCCAGGATCACGCAGCCCGCGGATGCCGTCAAGCACGGCCTCGGGTACCTCTCGGAGGACCGCAAGCTGCTCGGGCTGATGCTCGAGCAGGATGTGACCTTCAACACCGTGCTCGCCTCGCTCGGCACCTACGCCAACGGCATCGGCTGGATGGGCGACAGCAAGGCCAAGAGCCGCACCAAGGAGTACGTCGAGCAGCTGCGGGTCAAGACGCCCTCGGTGAACCAGATCGTGAAGCTGCTGTCGGGAGGCAACCAGCAGAAGGTCGTCATCGCCCGGTGGCTGATGCGCGACTGCGACATCCTCATCTTCGACGAGCCGACTCGCGGCATCGACGTCGGCGCCAAAGAAGAGATCTACCGCCTCATGCAGCAGCTCGCGGATGCGGGCAAATCCATCATCGTCATCTCGTCGGAACTGCCGGAGATCCTCCGCGTCGCGAACCGCATCGCGGTCTTCGCGAACGGACGCATCACCGGCACCCTCCGCAACGAGGACGCCAGCCAGGAGAAGATCATGCAACTCGCAGCACACGGGGAGGAAGACTGATGAGCGCTCCGCAGAACGGGTCGTCCACGACGACGATCATCCAGACCGCCCTCGACGAGAACACCGACAAGCGCGACGTCGTCGGGTTCCTGAAGCGTCAGGTCCAGCAGTCGCTGGCATTCGGCACGCTCATCGTGCTGGTGCTGTTCTTCTCGATCGCCAGCCCCAACTTCTTCACCTTCAGCAACATCGCCACGGTGCTGCTGTCGACGGCGGTCATCGGCATCCTCGCCCTCGGCACGACCTTCGTGATCATCACCGGCGGCATCGACCTGTCGATCGGAACCGGCATGGCGCTGTGCGCCGTGATGACCGGCGTCATCGTCACGAACCTGGGCCTGCCGGTCTGGGTGGGTGTGATCGGCGGCGTCCTCACCGGTGTGCTGATGGGCCTGGTCAACGGCGTGAACATCACCTTCCTCCGGCTGCCCCCGTTCATCGCCACCCTCGCGATGATGATGATCGCCGGCGGTCTCGCCCTGGTGATCTCCAACGTCGCACCGATCTACTTCTCGACCTCGGCTCCCGACTTCAAGAAGATCGCCCTCGGCGTGATCATCCCCGGCATCCCGAACGCCGTGCTGATCACCGCCGCCCTCGCGATCGTGGCCTGGCTGGTGCTGTCGAAGACCCTGCTCGGTCGCTACACGTTCGCGATCGGATCGAACGAGGAGGCCACCCGCCTGTCGGGTGTGAACACCCGCCGCTGGACGATCCTCATCTACATGTTCGCCGGTGCCTTCACCGGGATCGCGGGCATCGTCATCGCCGCCCGCCTCGACTCCGCCCAGCCGCAGATCGGCACCGGCTACGAGCTGCAGGCGATCGCCGCGGTGATCATCGGCGGAACCTCGCTGCTCGGCGGGCGCGGCTCGATCCTCGGCACCGTGATCGGCGCGCTCATCATGAGCGTGCTCGTCAACGGCCTGCGCATCCTGTCGATCCAGTCGGAGTGGCAGAACATCGTCGTCGGCGTCGTCGTGCTCCTGGCCGTCTTCCTCGACTCGCTGCGCAACCGCCAGCACACCTGACCCATCCATCACCCGAGAACGCAGCACCAGAGAACGCAGCACCAGCTGCGATCCGCACCACCTCACACGCAGTCCCATCCACCACAGAACAATGGAGTTTTCATGAAATTCGGCAAGAAGACCGCATTCGCGGCGCTCGTGGCCGCATCGGCCCTCGTCTTCGCAGGCTGTGCGGGCGGCGGCGGTGACGTCATCGAAGAAGGAAGCGGCGACGGAGGCAGCGGCGACGGCGAGATGTACATCGCGCTCGTGTCGAAGGGCTTCCAGCACCAGTTCTGGCAGGCCGTGAAGAAGGGCGCCGAGGACAAGGCCGAGGAGCTGGGCGTGCGCATCACGTTCGAAGGCCCCGCCGCCGAGACCGAGATCGCGCAGCAGCTCGAGATGCTCACGAGCGCCATCGACAAGAACCCCGACGCCATCGCCTACGCGGCCCTCGACCCCGAGGCGTGCGTCGCCCCGCTCGAGCAGGCCAAAGCCAAGGACATCCCGGTCGTCTACTTCGACGCCCCGTGCGACGGCGACGTGGGCCTGAGCCTCTCGGCCACCGACAGCAAGGTGGCCGGCGCGCTGGCGGCCGAGCACATGGCGGAGCTCATCGGCGGAAAGGGAGAGGTCGCGATCGTCGGCCACTCGCAGATCAACTCCACCGGTGTCGAGCGTCGTGACGGCTTCGTCGACAAGATCGAGGCCGACTACCCCGACATCGACATCGTCGACATCCAGTACGGCGACGGCGACCACCTGAAGTCGGCGGACATCGCGAAGACGCTGATCGCGGCGCACCCCGACCTCAAGGGCATCTACGGCACCAACGAGGGCTCGGCCATCGGCGTCGTGAACGCCGTGAACGAGCTCGGTCTCGAGAAGGGCAAGATCACGATCGTCGGCTTCGACTCGGGCGCCGCCCAGATCAACGCCATCAAGGACGGCACCATGGCCGGCGCGATCACGCAGGACCCGATCGGCATCGGCGCGCAGGTCGTGCAGGCCGCCTACGACGCCGCCAACGGCGAGTCGGTCGAGAAGTTCTACGACACCGGTTCGTACTGGTACGACAGCACCAACCTCGAGGACAAGGACATCGCCGCGGTCCTCTACGAGTGACCCGAGCAGATCGTCGGAAGCCCCTCGCCCTCGGGCGGGGGGCTTCTTCCGTGTCCGGCGGTGCGCCGGATCAGATGCGGCGGATCAGATGCGGCGGATCAGATGCGGCGGAGGAAGGTGAGGATCGACGACGGCTCGACGATGAGCTGCTGCAGCGCCTCGTTGAACGGCACACCCGCAGGAGCGGCGATGTGCGACCGGAAGGCCGCCTCGTCGCGATAGACCTCGTAGACGAAGAACCGGTCGGGGTCGTCGACGAGACGGGTCGCATCGAACATGACGTTGCCCTCCTCGGCGCGGACGACATCGGCGAAGTCGCGCAGCAGCGCGGCGACCTCGTCGCCCCTTCCCGGGCGCGCGGTGAACACAGCGTGCAGGATGGTCGGTTCGGTCATGAGGACTCCTCGGGGTCGTGGTGCGGCGTTTCGTCTCGGTGCTTCGCTCCTCGCTCAACGGGCGGGGAGGGGTGTGGCTGCCGTTCCTCGCTCAACGGGCGGGGAGAAGTGCGGCTGCCGTTCCTCGCTCGACGGGCGGGAGGGGTGGTGCATCGGCTTCGCTCCTCGCTCAACGGGCGGGGAGAAGTGTGGCTTCGCTCCTCGCTCAACGGGCGGGTGCTTCGGCTTCGGTGGTCGCTCAAGGGGCGGGGCGGTGGGGTGGGAGCAGCGTGAGCAGGCGGGCGGGGTTGGCGACCAGCATCCGCTCGACGGCGTCGTCGCCGATCACCGACCGCAGACGAGGCACGTAGCGCTCGCCGAGGTAGGCGAGGCCGGGCATCCCGCCGTACGAGATGTAGCGGGTACGGCGGGCGACGTCTCCGCCGAGCACGATGCGATCGACGGCCCCGTACTCGACCACCCGCGCGGTCAGCGCGAGCAGCTCGGCATCGGAACGGGTGCGCGGACGGGCGAACCCGTCGTAGCCCAGGTATGCGCCGCGCTCGGCGAGAGACGCGTGCAGACCCGGATCCGGGTCGCGGTCGGCATGCGCGAGCACCACGCGGTCGGCGGCGACGCCCTCACCCTCGAGCAGATCGAGCACCTCGTGCGCGGCGGTGCAGAATTCCAGATGCACCATCACCGGCGCTCCGGTCATCCGCTGCGCCGCCGCGACCGCGAGCAGCGTCGTGTGCTCGAACGGGCTGATGCGCCAGTAGTCGACGCCGGCCTTCAGCAGACCGGCGCGCACGGGCGCCCCGCCGTCGGGGCCGAGCGCGCGCACACCCTCGGGATCGTCGTCGTGGCGCGGCATCCCCTCCTCGACCTCGCGGATGAAGCGCGCCGACAGCGTCTCGGCATCCGCCGAGCGCGTGCGGTGGTCGGGGCCGTAGTGCGCTTCGCGGTGACGCCCCGTCGAGGCGACGACGTGCATCGCGGTGCCGGCGCTGATGCGCGCGACCCCCTCCGGATCCCGGCCGAGCCCGAACGGGGTGGCATCGACCATCGCCGTGAACCCGCTGGCCTTCAGCAGCGCGGCCTCTCGACCCGAGAGGTCTTCGTCGTCGAGCTCGTCGCCGACCAGCAGCGGCGAGATCTGGAAGAGGTGCTCGTGATAGTCCGTCGGCCCGAGCTGCGCAGGGTCGATGTCGCCGAGGACCGTGCGGACGACGGACATCAGCGCACCGATTCGGCGGCTTCGGCGAGACGCTCGACGATCTCGGGCGTGAGGTCGATCTCGAAGACGTCGGCGACCACCTGCGACCAGCCGTGGATGAAGTACCGCCAGCCGTCGACGACGTGCAGGCCCTGCGCGGCCTCCTGGGCGCGTGCCTGATGCAGGAACTCCAGAGAACCGCGGTAGTTGAACTCCCACACCCAGGCGCCCTCGGGGAACACGACATCGTCGGGCAGCGGCGAACCGGGGCGATCCTTGCCGAGACCGGTGGCGTTCACGATCAGCGTCCCGGCGGGCGCCGAGGCGACGACCGCGGCGGCCTCCTGCACCGTGTCGGTGCGGGCGTACGAGAGAAGTCCCTCGGGGGTGCCGTGCTGGCGGTGCACCTCGCGCAGGTGCGCGAGGGCGTCGTCGTCGCGGGCGGTGACGGTGATCTTCGCCGGAGCATCGGCGCGTTCCGCGAGCGCCCAGCTGAGGGCGGTGCCCGAGCCCCCGGCGCCGAGGACCACGACCTCGGCCCCCGTGCGGGCGAAGTGATCGGCGGGAAGGAAGTCGTTCAGCGCGAGGGCGACCGTGAGCGGATCCTTGGCCCGCCCGATCAGCCGGTCGCCGCGCTTCGAGATGCTGGAGATCTCGGCGCACGAGACGGCGAACGGATCGAGCTCGTCGAAGAGGTCGGAGGCGGCGGCGAACACGTTCATCTTGTGCGTCGTCACGAGCGCGCCGCGATGGTGGGGGTCGTCGCGGATCCGCTCGACCATCGCGACGTACTGCGCGGGCGTCGCATCCATGGGCAGGTCGTGGCCCACGAGGTCCGCGGTGGGCAGGCCCAGCACCTCGGCCCACGCCGGGAACACCCTCATGATCGACGACGAGCCGGTGCTCACGCCGATGAAGCCCATGTAGCCGCCGGTCGTGGTGGCGGGAGTCTCGGTGAGTGTCATTGCCTGGGTCCTTCAGGATCGCGGGGAGACGGGATGCAGGGGAGGGCGACCCGCGAGCACGCTGAGCACGTCGTCGAGCGACATCGAGCCCATGGCGTCGACGGCCTGCGTGGTCTGGGCGCCGAGGTGGGGCGTGACGATCACGCGGTCGGCGAGGTCGTCGGCGAGCAGGGGGCTCGCGCTCGCCGCGGTGTCGCCGTCGAGCGTGTCGGCGGCGTACGCGCCGAGGCGCCCGTCGCGCAGCGCCTCGGCCAGCGCCGACTCGTCGACCAGATCGGGGCGCGCCGTGTTCACCAGGATCAGGCCGCGGCGGATGCCGTCGAGCCGCGCTCCATCGACGAGCGCTAGCCCGCCCGGAGCGTGCAGCGTGATGAGGTCGGCGGTGCGGAACAGGTCGTCGAGGTCGGCGGGTTCGGCGCCCGCGTCTGCGATCACGGCGGCGGGCAGGAACGGGTCGGTGGCGAGGATGCGTGGGCCGAAGCCGCTCAGCCGCCGCGCGACACCCTGCCCGATCCTCCCGAATCCGACGATGCCCACGGTCGCCGCGCCGAGCTCCCTGCCGCGGCGGACGCTCCAGTCGCCGCGGCGCACGCGACGGTCCCCGTCGGCGGTGTACCGGAGCGCCGAGAGCATGAGCCCGACGGCGTGGTCGGCGACGGCATCCGCGTTCGCCCCGGGGGTGTTCGTCACCGGGATGCCGCGCCGCACCGCCGCAGCGAGATCCACCGCCTCCGTGCCGACGCCGTAGCGCGCGATGACCCTGAGGTTCGGGGCGGCGGCCAGATGGTCGTCGGTCACCGGTCCGGTGCCCGCGATCCAGCCCTCCGCCGCTGCCAGCAGCGGCGCGAGCTCGGGAAGGGCATGGTGCGCGGGGCCGCGCACGATCTCGTGGCCCGCGGCGTGTGCCAGGGCGACGAGGTCGACGTCACCGTCGGAGAACGAGCGGCTGGTCGCGAGGATGACGCCCATCAGCTCTCGCGGCCGGTGGGGGCGGAAGCGGGGGCGGATGCGAACCACGGTTCGAGGGCGTCGTACGCCGCCGTGAAACGGGCGTGCCGCTGTGCGTGCACGGCGTGCCGACCGGCATCCGGGGTGAACTCGGCCGTGACCTCGCTGAGCGCGCGGGCCGCGGAGAAGTCCGCGAGTCCGAGTCCCACGGCGCCCGTGACGGCCGCGCCGAGGCTGTTCGCCTCTTCGACGATGGTGCGGCGGCGGATCGGCACGCCCCACACGTCGGCGAGGATGCCGAGCCAGGCGTCGCTCTGGGCGCCGCCGCCGACGGCATCGATGCGATCGATCGTCGCACCGGATTCCCGGAACGCCTCGATGCAGGTGAGCAGGTTGTACGCCACCCCCTCGAGCACCGCTCGGGTGAGGTGCGCACGGGTGTGGTGGCGCCCGAGCCCGACGAAGGCCCCGCGGGCGTGCGGGTCCCAGAGGGGCGATCGCTCACCCAGCAGGTAGGGGAGGAAGTAGAGATCCTCGGTGTCGAGGTCGCCGCCGGCCTCGGCCGTCAGCCGCGCGGTGTCGGGGTGAGCGGGGTCGGGGGAGAGCGCCTCGGAGATCCACTGCACCGAGGCGCCGCCCGCCTGCATGGTCGCCGTCGGGACGAAGGAGCCCGGCACCACGTTGTCGAACGTCATGGTGCGCATCTGCGGATCGTGCAGCGGCGCGAGGCTCGCGAACGAGATCCACGACGAGGTGCCGAGACACACGTACGCGCCGTCCTCCGGGGCGACGATGCCCGAGCCGACCGCGGCGAGCGGTCCGTCGCCGCCGCCCATCACGACGCGGACGGAGGTGGGGAGGCCGAGGGCATCCGCCGCCTCGACCGTGAGGGATCCCGCGACGGTCGTCGATTCGAGGATCTCGGGGAACAGTGCGGCGTCGAGTCCCGCGGCCGCGAGCACCTCGGTCGACCAGATGCCGCCCTGCTGGTCGTAGGCGTTCGTGCCGGAGGCGTCCGATCGCTCGGTCGCGAGCCGGCCGGTGAGCCGATAGACGATGTAGTCCTTCGCGACGCAGAAGTGGCGCACCCGCGCCCACACGTCGGGCTCGTTGTCGCGCACCCACATGATCTTCTCGACCGAGTAGGTGGGATTCAGGCGGTGGCCGAGCAGGCGGTAGGCGTCGTGGGCGCCGAGACGCTGCTCGAGAGCGTGGGTCTGGAGGCCCGAGCGGGTGTCGGCCCAGATGATCGCCGGCCGCACCGGATGCCCGTGGGCGTCGAGGAGCACCGTGCCCATCATCTGGCCGCTGACGACGAGGCCGCCGATGGTGTCGGGCGCGACGGTGGCGCGGTCGAGCAGCTGGCGGGTGGCCGCGACCACGGCATCCCACCAGTGATCCGGATCCTGCTCGGCGATGCCGCCCGCGGCGAAGTGGGCGGGGTACGGCACGGTGACCGAGGTGACGAGACGCCCGTCGTCGTGGTGCAGCGACGCCTTGTTGCCTGTGGTGCCGAGATCGTGCGCGATCAGCATGGCCCGGCCCTCATTCCGCCGAGGGGGACGCGGAATACGGGCGCAGGTCCACGCCCTCGCTCGCGCGATAGGCGCGTGCGCCCATCCCGTGATCGAGGACCCACCCGTAGTCGTGTCCGGCGCCGCCGGGGTAGACCGCGAGGAAGGCGTAGGGCTCGTCGCCCGTGTTGACCGAGCGGTGGGCCCAGCCCGGCGGGATGTAGCCGATCGTGCCCGGCAGCATGTCGAGCCACTCGGTGCGTTCGCCGTCGAACATCAACAGGCCCCCGCGGCCCTTCAGTGCGAGGTAGATCTCGCCCTGGTGGTTCGGATGCTGGTGGCCCTTGGTCATCCAGAGCTCACCCGAGGTGTCGCCCGGCATGATCGTCGTGATCGACTGCGGCAGCTCGCGATCCACCTCGGGGACGGGCGAGCTGACCACGGTGTAGACGACGGGGTTCTCGCCGGCCGATGCCGCGGCCCAGGCATCCGCGTCCAGGAACAGGCCCTCGAGGTCGGACATCCGCCGCGTGAGGGTGGGCCCCTCCGGACTCAGCGTGAGCGCCTCTGCGTCGAACGAGATCGCCATCGGCGAGATCGGGGGCGTGTGGAACTGGGGCATCGATGCTCCTCGTACGGATGCTGCGGCGCTGCGCAACCTGTAATGACAAGTCGAGTGTACCTGTGATGACAGGTGGCGTCCAGCGTTCGGAAAGCGCGCGACGCTCCTGATCTCAGGATGCGGCGCGCAGCGTGCGAGCGAGGTGGGCGCGGCTGCCCCTGACCGCCTCGGCCGTCACCTCGTCGAGTCCCGGATAGTCGGCATGGCCGGCCGGGAGGACGAACAGCTCGAGCATCCGGGCCGCGTTCGCGACGCCGAACTGCCCCTGCGGCGGCACCGACTGATCCCACAGCGCCGCCTCGACCCGCACCGGAACGCGGGCGACGCCGAGAGCCGTCGACGCGTCGAACCAGCGCAGCACCTCGCGAGCCTCCGGATGCACCGCGATGTGTGCGCGCACCGCCTCGCCGCTGCCGAGGCACCGCACCGCCAGCCGCTCGTCGTACTGCCCGAAGCTGGGCACGATGAGGGTCGCCCCGATGAAGCGGTCGTCCCACGGGAGAGCGAGGGCGCCGATGCCGCCGCCGAAGCTCTCGCCGATGTAATAGAGCGGCAGGGGTTCCGCCAGGGCGGTCAGCGCATCCGCGGCGAGCCAGAGGTCGCGGGCGCACAGCCCCAGCATGTAGCGTTCCGGATCGTCGATGCCTGTCAGCACATGCTCGAGCGGCTGGTCGGGGGCGCCGACGCCCGCGTTCAACGTCGCGAGGCCGCGGGCGACGGGAAAGATCGCGGCGGCGTCGGCGGGCACGCGCGACAGGTCGATCGCATCCCGCCCGCCATACCCGTGGCCGTGCACGACGCCGACCCGGGCGGGGCCCTCGAGCGGCTCGACAAGCCAGGCGCGCAGGCGGATGCCGTCGACTCCCGCATGCTCGATGATCGACACCTGTCGGCCGTCGACGACAGAGCAGGAGAGCACGGTGGGGGCGGCATCCGTCGTGCGCGCCTCCTCGCGCCAGCGCCTCCACCGCTCGGCGAAGCCCGGCGGGGCGGGGACCGGCGCGATCTCGCGCAACGTGCTCAGCGTGTGGCCGTAGGTGCCGTCGAACTCGGCATCGGGGAACCACGTGTCATAGGGGGAGGGGAAGGAGGTCATCGGTCACCGAGAGGGTCAGGCGTTCGCGCGCCGTGCCCGATAGGCGGCCACGGCGTTGCGGTTGGTGCAGGTGGTCGAGCAGTAGCGCTTCGAGCGGTTGCGCGACAGGTCGAGGGCCAGGGCCTCGCAGGTCTCGTCGGCGCAGATCGAGATGCGGGAGCCCTCGTCGGCGCGGATGACGTCGATCAGGGCCATGGCGGTCTCGATCAGCACGCGCTCGGCGAGCGGACGCTCGTCGTCGACGGCGTGCAGGTGCCAGTCGATGCCGTCATGGCGCACGAGCCGGGGCGCGAGGTGCGCCTCGGCGAGGGCGGCGTTCACGTGCCGGGCCATCTCATCGCGGGGTGCGAGCAGCATGTCGCGCAGCCGTGGGCGGATCGCCCGCAGTGCGGCGAGTTCGGCGTCATCGCGGTCGAGTCGGCCCGAATAGGGGAAGTCCGTGAGAAAGGCCTCGACGTCGGTGAGCGTCTCGAGGGTCTCGGGCTCTTCGGCCGAGTTCACCAGCCGGACCGCCGCGCGCAGCGCCTCTTCCGTGTCATCGGTGAAGTTCATATTGACACCTTACATCCTGCGGGAGTAGCGTCACCTGCCATGAGCCACATTGCGAATGACGCCACGGTATCGGGCGTACGCATCGGTCTGCCGCTGGCGATCGGCGCTGCCTTCGCCTTCGGGATGTCGGGCGGCTGGGCGCGCGGACTCATCGATGCGGGATGGACGCCGGGAGCCGCCGTGACCGCGCGGGTGTGGATCGCCGCGCTCGTGCTCCTGATCCCGACGATCGTGTCGCTGCGAGGGCGATGGGGCGTGCTGCGCAAGAACGCCGCGCTGGTCGCCGCCTACGGCCTGCTCGCCGTGACCGCCACGCAGCTCTGCTACTTCCAGGCGGTCGCCGTCATGGACGTCGGCCTGGCCCTGCTCATCGAGTACACGGCGCCCATCGCCGTCATCCTGTGGCTGTGGCTGCGCAGGGGAGAGCGACCGACCCGCCGCAGCATGATCGGCGCCGCCATCGCGTTCGTCGGGCTCGTGCTGATGCTCGACATCGTCACGGGCGCGGAGGTGAACGTCGCCGGCATCCTCTGGGCGCTCGCCGCGATGGTGGGGGCGGCGACATACTTCCTCCTGTCGGCCAAGGCGGACACGGGGATGCCGCCGATCGCCCTCGCCGGGGGAGGGCTGCTGCTCGGCGCGGTCGCGCTGACGGTCGCCGGGCTCGTCGGCATCCTGCCCATGGCGTGGACGACAGACGACATCGCCTACCGCTTCGGCACCGTGCCGTGGTTCGTTCCGGTGCTGGCGATCGGCCTCGTCGCGACGGCGCTCGCCTACGTCCTGGGCATCTCCTCGACGCGGATGCTGGGGTCGCGCCTCGCATCCTTCATCGCCCTGTCGGAGGTCGTCGCCTCGCTGCTCTTCGGCTGGCTGCTGCTCGGGCAGTCGCCTGACCTGCTGCAGGCGCTCGGCGCTGCGCTCGTGCTGGTCGGCGTGGTCGTCGTGAAGCTCGGCGAGCCGCGCTCCACGGCGCTCGGGGAGCCGGAGATGGTTTCCTCACGCGCAACGATGTGATAGTTTCTTCACGGGAAACCATTGGAGGATGATCGCCGTGAACAATGACGACGCACAGAAGAATCTCGATCTGGCGCGAGAGGGCCAGCGCCGGGCCGCTCGCACGGGTGCCCTCGCCGCTGCTGCCGTGACGGCGGTGATGATCATCGCGTACGCCGCGGTCGTCGATCTCGACATGCTCTGGCTGTTGGGTGTGGTGACGCTCGCCGTCGTGGTGCTCTCGGTGGCCAGGCCGATCCGGTTGCGCCTCGACTGGTCGGATCGACGCGGCGTGGTCCTCCTCGTGGCGAGCATCCTCGCTGTCATCGCCGTCTACGTGGCGACGCAGGCGCTGGTGCGCGCGCTCGACTGGGCGGCGCCGAACACGATCTCGGCCCTGCTCGCCGCGGTCGTCATCTTCGTGGTGTGCGCTCCGGCGCTCGTGCGTCTCGCGACGCGCGGGGA
The sequence above is a segment of the Microbacterium sp. Root553 genome. Coding sequences within it:
- a CDS encoding EamA family transporter, with product MSHIANDATVSGVRIGLPLAIGAAFAFGMSGGWARGLIDAGWTPGAAVTARVWIAALVLLIPTIVSLRGRWGVLRKNAALVAAYGLLAVTATQLCYFQAVAVMDVGLALLIEYTAPIAVILWLWLRRGERPTRRSMIGAAIAFVGLVLMLDIVTGAEVNVAGILWALAAMVGAATYFLLSAKADTGMPPIALAGGGLLLGAVALTVAGLVGILPMAWTTDDIAYRFGTVPWFVPVLAIGLVATALAYVLGISSTRMLGSRLASFIALSEVVASLLFGWLLLGQSPDLLQALGAALVLVGVVVVKLGEPRSTALGEPEMVSSRATM
- a CDS encoding acetylxylan esterase, which produces MTSFPSPYDTWFPDAEFDGTYGHTLSTLREIAPVPAPPGFAERWRRWREEARTTDAAPTVLSCSVVDGRQVSIIEHAGVDGIRLRAWLVEPLEGPARVGVVHGHGYGGRDAIDLSRVPADAAAIFPVARGLATLNAGVGAPDQPLEHVLTGIDDPERYMLGLCARDLWLAADALTALAEPLPLYYIGESFGGGIGALALPWDDRFIGATLIVPSFGQYDERLAVRCLGSGEAVRAHIAVHPEAREVLRWFDASTALGVARVPVRVEAALWDQSVPPQGQFGVANAARMLELFVLPAGHADYPGLDEVTAEAVRGSRAHLARTLRAAS
- the xylB gene encoding xylulokinase — protein: MLIAHDLGTTGNKASLHHDDGRLVTSVTVPYPAHFAAGGIAEQDPDHWWDAVVAATRQLLDRATVAPDTIGGLVVSGQMMGTVLLDAHGHPVRPAIIWADTRSGLQTHALEQRLGAHDAYRLLGHRLNPTYSVEKIMWVRDNEPDVWARVRHFCVAKDYIVYRLTGRLATERSDASGTNAYDQQGGIWSTEVLAAAGLDAALFPEILESTTVAGSLTVEAADALGLPTSVRVVMGGGDGPLAAVGSGIVAPEDGAYVCLGTSSWISFASLAPLHDPQMRTMTFDNVVPGSFVPTATMQAGGASVQWISEALSPDPAHPDTARLTAEAGGDLDTEDLYFLPYLLGERSPLWDPHARGAFVGLGRHHTRAHLTRAVLEGVAYNLLTCIEAFRESGATIDRIDAVGGGAQSDAWLGILADVWGVPIRRRTIVEEANSLGAAVTGAVGLGLADFSAARALSEVTAEFTPDAGRHAVHAQRHARFTAAYDALEPWFASAPASAPTGRES
- a CDS encoding glucose-6-phosphate isomerase family protein: MPQFHTPPISPMAISFDAEALTLSPEGPTLTRRMSDLEGLFLDADAWAAASAGENPVVYTVVSSPVPEVDRELPQSITTIMPGDTSGELWMTKGHQHPNHQGEIYLALKGRGGLLMFDGERTEWLDMLPGTIGYIPPGWAHRSVNTGDEPYAFLAVYPGGAGHDYGWVLDHGMGARAYRASEGVDLRPYSASPSAE
- a CDS encoding CGNR zinc finger domain-containing protein, with translation MNFTDDTEEALRAAVRLVNSAEEPETLETLTDVEAFLTDFPYSGRLDRDDAELAALRAIRPRLRDMLLAPRDEMARHVNAALAEAHLAPRLVRHDGIDWHLHAVDDERPLAERVLIETAMALIDVIRADEGSRISICADETCEALALDLSRNRSKRYCSTTCTNRNAVAAYRARRANA